A genomic region of Pseudoalteromonas piscicida contains the following coding sequences:
- a CDS encoding phage tail protein, with product MSKVNHAKHMMQLGDYKFSVSTAAFNKLQYDSQYRWEAHKSQTDKDSPPMQFIGVGEQTLNIEGVIFPQIVDNGLKQLDMMRDEAAKGEPMTLGYVEESGKSSPSVGRVMGKWVIKRISETRTLFFNDGIPREIQFSMELSRY from the coding sequence ATGAGCAAAGTTAATCATGCTAAACATATGATGCAACTGGGAGACTACAAGTTTTCAGTAAGCACCGCAGCGTTTAATAAGCTCCAGTACGATTCTCAATATCGCTGGGAAGCCCACAAATCTCAGACTGATAAGGACTCTCCGCCGATGCAATTTATTGGCGTAGGAGAGCAAACCTTAAACATTGAAGGGGTGATCTTCCCGCAAATTGTGGATAACGGCTTGAAGCAATTAGACATGATGAGAGATGAAGCCGCCAAAGGGGAGCCGATGACGCTTGGCTATGTTGAAGAAAGTGGGAAATCTAGTCCAAGCGTAGGGCGCGTGATGGGTAAGTGGGTCATCAAGCGGATAAGTGAAACGCGGACCTTATTTTTTAATGATGGGATCCCACGAGAAATCCAATTTTCAATGGAGCTCAGCCGCTATTAA